A stretch of Methanosphaerula palustris E1-9c DNA encodes these proteins:
- a CDS encoding universal stress protein, whose product MTLFKKILIATDGSENNQTAVETGIEIAQACGSNVYVVYVIDMRTFESLPADVGMRDTYLLLQNEANTVLDRVRKLGGDLALETKILEGRPATEIVEFAAENSIDLIVIGTQGKTGIKRLLLGSVAETVIRSATSKVLVVKNNPITET is encoded by the coding sequence ATGACATTATTCAAAAAGATACTGATAGCAACTGATGGATCAGAGAACAACCAGACAGCTGTAGAAACGGGAATTGAGATAGCTCAGGCCTGTGGTTCGAATGTATACGTTGTATACGTGATCGATATGCGGACATTCGAGTCATTACCAGCAGATGTTGGGATGAGGGATACATACCTGCTGCTCCAGAACGAAGCAAATACGGTTCTCGATCGAGTAAGAAAACTGGGTGGAGACCTTGCGTTAGAGACTAAGATCCTTGAAGGTAGACCTGCAACCGAGATCGTGGAGTTTGCAGCAGAGAACAGTATCGATCTTATCGTAATAGGAACACAGGGAAAAACCGGTATCAAACGACTCCTCCTAGGAAGTGTAGCTGAAACGGTGATTCGATCGGCAACCAGTAAAGTGCTTGTGGTAAAAAATAATCCAATCACCGAAACTTAA
- a CDS encoding flavodoxin family protein, whose protein sequence is MKIIGINGSPRKEASNTRKLVRSVLDGAAEQGAETELIDIADQMITFCSGCLTCYTTGSCIFDDDAQEIFALMQEADGIVLGSPVYILSITGQLKQLLDRLTDAIHCQMLSGKYGCSVVTTGGSSDQEVLVYLNRTLNLFGVTVVGGERVAMASGPEAFHEAITDSRILGRNLAEAIATKRRYPEQEAVLTSLQKLFSQYAEVAKEIYPHQYDFWQAKGETHR, encoded by the coding sequence ATGAAAATTATTGGAATAAATGGAAGCCCCAGGAAGGAAGCGAGTAACACCAGAAAACTGGTTAGATCAGTCCTTGACGGAGCAGCAGAGCAGGGAGCTGAGACCGAGCTGATCGATATCGCTGACCAGATGATTACCTTCTGTTCTGGGTGCCTGACCTGTTACACAACTGGCTCGTGTATATTTGATGATGATGCCCAGGAGATCTTCGCTCTGATGCAGGAGGCTGATGGAATCGTGCTCGGCTCGCCGGTGTACATCCTTTCGATCACCGGCCAGTTGAAGCAGTTGCTCGATCGGCTCACGGATGCGATCCACTGTCAGATGCTCAGTGGAAAGTATGGGTGCTCAGTGGTGACGACTGGGGGCAGTTCAGATCAGGAGGTGCTTGTATATCTGAATCGTACATTGAACCTATTCGGAGTTACAGTGGTCGGCGGTGAGCGGGTAGCGATGGCATCGGGGCCTGAAGCCTTCCATGAAGCTATCACTGATTCTCGCATTCTCGGCAGAAACCTGGCCGAAGCGATCGCAACGAAGCGGCGCTACCCTGAACAGGAAGCGGTTCTGACTTCATTACAGAAACTCTTCTCCCAGTATGCAGAGGTGGCAAAGGAGATCTACCCTCATCAGTATGACTTCTGGCAGGCGAAGGGTGAGACCCACAGGTGA
- a CDS encoding PKD domain-containing protein — MLTDTNVTQGTPTPTQVSYADAYPRPNFTADRTNGTAPLTIRFTNESSEWAYNWRWTFGDGGSSREQNPVHTFQNPGAYPVILSIDEHDHWSGGTFVHFWNLPDHEDGAGDR, encoded by the coding sequence ATGCTCACGGACACGAACGTGACACAAGGGACGCCGACGCCCACCCAGGTCTCTTATGCAGATGCATACCCGAGGCCGAATTTCACCGCCGACAGGACGAACGGCACGGCGCCGTTGACCATTCGCTTCACCAATGAATCGTCGGAGTGGGCCTATAACTGGCGTTGGACCTTTGGGGACGGCGGGTCCTCACGCGAGCAGAACCCCGTTCACACGTTCCAAAATCCCGGCGCCTATCCAGTCATCCTCTCCATCGACGAGCATGACCACTGGAGTGGCGGCACCTTCGTCCACTTCTGGAACTTACCCGATCACGAAGACGGTGCTGGTGATCGTTAA
- a CDS encoding RIO1 family regulatory kinase/ATPase domain-containing protein: protein MPLSADTIRTLHPYEVKILLALEQLMKHYQWVPLEIIKKATKFSDSELDFRLRRLIARDMIRYDVVPYEGYSLIFNGYDSMALHALAKKKTISSLGCLIGEGKESRVFEALGLGPVALKFHRVGQRSFQSARVNREYMPGSTHCSWLYASRLSAEREFAALKILHESVNVPLPIDHNRHVIVMSFIPGVNLNKCTLEAPEEVFDEIIRNIRAAYLCGVIHADMSEFNIMVSDGEVTLIDWPQWIEPAHPNAIPILENDLGNLIAYFKRKYNLSYALEEIVQCVIT, encoded by the coding sequence ATGCCACTTTCAGCAGATACCATCAGGACTCTCCATCCCTATGAGGTCAAGATCCTGCTCGCCCTCGAACAGTTGATGAAGCATTACCAGTGGGTTCCGCTTGAAATTATTAAGAAGGCGACCAAGTTCTCCGATTCAGAACTGGATTTCAGGCTGAGAAGGCTGATCGCCCGGGACATGATCAGGTACGACGTGGTCCCGTACGAGGGCTACTCGCTGATCTTCAACGGGTACGATTCGATGGCCCTTCATGCCCTGGCCAAAAAAAAGACGATCTCATCGCTCGGCTGCCTGATTGGAGAGGGAAAGGAGTCCAGGGTCTTCGAGGCGCTCGGGCTCGGTCCGGTTGCATTGAAGTTCCATCGGGTCGGACAGCGCTCGTTCCAGTCGGCCAGGGTGAACCGGGAGTACATGCCCGGGTCGACCCACTGCTCATGGCTCTACGCCTCCCGCCTCTCTGCAGAGCGTGAGTTCGCAGCCTTAAAGATACTTCACGAGTCGGTCAACGTCCCGCTACCGATCGACCATAACCGGCATGTGATCGTGATGTCGTTCATCCCGGGTGTGAACCTGAACAAGTGCACACTCGAAGCTCCGGAGGAGGTCTTCGACGAGATCATCAGAAACATCAGGGCTGCCTACCTGTGCGGAGTGATCCATGCAGACATGAGCGAGTTCAATATCATGGTCAGCGACGGGGAGGTCACGCTGATCGATTGGCCGCAGTGGATCGAGCCGGCACATCCGAATGCGATCCCCATACTGGAGAACGATCTCGGCAACCTGATCGCCTACTTCAAACGAAAGTATAATCTCTCATATGCACTGGAAGAGATCGTGCAATGCGTGATCACCTGA
- a CDS encoding type B DNA-directed DNA polymerase, which yields MWILDSSLRKDEVVLWGPGGAIERVRAPSSFLFNLPDLPSHWEMVDGLTETFPVSEVTIQTIYGPLKGFQINAGVSVAEMIAVQTQYSARLFNVDLRRDLRYLAEHRHSPCRGRGIDRFSATVDQDLVTMEIAIKGDPLQKRAITDCTVICDHQRSRFSGDEQTVLADLFGLIEAVDPDLLLFPNADIWMERVIAAAGRHGIRQTISRTERFATLDSRSYWSYGRMYHRPKAMLPEGRVLIDTAQSFIYKEAGLEGILIAARLTGLPPNRTARCTPGTLISTYEVYEALTRGIAVPWQKTDADRVKSMGSLRAVDRGGMMFQPEPGVYGRTYQIDFTSLYPAIIVKHNLSPETVEHPELQGFLATVLDPLLSMRIATKEQKRCDPTVTGVDAMLKWMLVTCFGYTGYRNAKFGRVDVHERITGISREVLIETKAIAEQLGFTVLHGIVDCLWVQGEPIRALKLAVEEETGFRTEVETYDWLVFLQQKDGSGAYNRYYGRLDDGSVKVRGIMMRRGDCPRYVAQMQQAVLGVMKKARSVLDLQALTGEAEGVYEQYRSGLAHTKIADLLISRRISTVTYSRRCPEAGAVAGYRRAGVQVAPGMTLQYVVRDAKKGLADPVWEAREMDHAYYISLLEKAWSELLPAIKPEQKIQGILLL from the coding sequence ATGTGGATCCTCGATAGCAGTCTCCGAAAGGACGAGGTGGTCCTCTGGGGACCTGGTGGCGCGATCGAACGAGTCAGGGCACCCTCATCATTCCTCTTTAACCTGCCAGATCTGCCATCGCACTGGGAGATGGTTGACGGGCTGACCGAAACCTTTCCTGTCAGCGAGGTGACTATCCAGACCATCTACGGCCCCCTCAAAGGTTTTCAGATCAATGCCGGCGTATCTGTAGCAGAGATGATCGCAGTACAGACACAGTATTCCGCCCGTCTCTTCAACGTCGATCTCCGGCGGGATCTCCGGTACCTCGCCGAGCACCGCCATTCTCCCTGTAGAGGGAGAGGAATCGACCGGTTCTCAGCCACTGTCGACCAGGACCTGGTGACGATGGAGATCGCAATCAAAGGCGATCCCCTGCAAAAGAGGGCGATCACCGATTGCACGGTCATCTGCGATCACCAGAGATCCCGGTTCAGCGGGGACGAGCAGACCGTGCTCGCCGATCTCTTCGGGCTGATCGAGGCCGTCGACCCGGACCTGCTTCTCTTTCCAAATGCCGACATCTGGATGGAGCGAGTGATCGCCGCTGCTGGAAGGCATGGGATCAGGCAGACGATCTCTCGAACAGAACGATTTGCAACCCTTGACTCCCGGTCGTACTGGTCGTACGGCAGGATGTACCACAGGCCAAAAGCGATGCTCCCTGAAGGGCGGGTACTGATCGATACCGCTCAGTCGTTCATCTATAAAGAAGCCGGGCTCGAAGGGATATTGATCGCAGCCCGGCTCACCGGCCTCCCGCCGAACAGGACGGCCCGCTGTACACCCGGCACGCTGATCTCCACCTATGAGGTCTACGAAGCCCTCACCCGCGGAATCGCAGTCCCCTGGCAGAAGACCGATGCTGATCGGGTGAAGTCCATGGGGTCACTTCGAGCTGTTGATCGGGGGGGAATGATGTTTCAGCCGGAACCGGGGGTTTATGGACGGACCTATCAGATCGACTTCACCTCGCTGTACCCTGCGATCATCGTCAAACACAACCTCTCCCCGGAGACGGTTGAACATCCAGAGTTACAGGGCTTTCTCGCCACGGTGCTGGATCCACTCCTCTCAATGCGGATTGCAACCAAAGAACAGAAGAGGTGCGATCCCACGGTGACCGGGGTCGACGCAATGCTGAAGTGGATGCTGGTCACCTGCTTTGGATACACGGGGTACAGAAATGCGAAATTCGGGAGGGTCGATGTCCATGAACGGATCACCGGGATATCCAGGGAGGTATTGATCGAGACCAAAGCGATCGCTGAACAGTTAGGATTCACCGTGCTGCACGGAATCGTCGACTGCCTCTGGGTGCAGGGCGAACCGATCAGAGCTCTGAAGCTGGCTGTCGAGGAGGAAACCGGATTTCGGACCGAGGTGGAGACGTACGACTGGCTGGTCTTTCTCCAGCAAAAGGACGGTTCGGGGGCCTACAACCGATATTATGGGAGACTGGACGATGGATCGGTGAAGGTCAGGGGAATTATGATGCGGCGCGGCGACTGTCCACGGTATGTAGCACAGATGCAGCAGGCCGTGCTCGGCGTAATGAAGAAAGCCAGGTCTGTTCTGGACCTGCAGGCACTCACAGGGGAAGCTGAGGGGGTGTATGAACAGTACCGTTCCGGGCTAGCTCATACGAAGATAGCCGATCTCCTCATCTCCCGACGGATCAGTACCGTCACCTATTCACGCCGGTGCCCTGAAGCAGGGGCCGTCGCCGGGTATCGCCGGGCCGGCGTCCAGGTTGCACCTGGAATGACGCTTCAGTATGTGGTCAGAGATGCAAAAAAAGGTCTGGCAGATCCGGTCTGGGAGGCTAGAGAGATGGATCATGCCTACTATATCAGCCTTCTTGAAAAGGCCTGGAGCGAACTGCTGCCGGCCATCAAACCAGAACAGAAGATACAGGGGATCCTGCTTCTGTAG
- a CDS encoding MerR family transcriptional regulator: MALDQITIGKFSLITRLSQKALRLYDERGLLVPETRDHCTGYRYYTRAQIIRGVSIKTLCGIGFPLMRLI, encoded by the coding sequence ATGGCTCTCGACCAGATCACCATCGGAAAGTTCTCTCTGATCACCAGACTCTCACAGAAAGCGCTTCGGCTCTATGACGAACGGGGGTTGCTCGTTCCAGAGACACGGGATCACTGTACGGGTTACCGATATTATACCCGCGCCCAGATCATCCGGGGAGTCTCGATCAAGACCCTCTGTGGGATCGGGTTCCCACTTATGAGATTGATCTGA
- a CDS encoding carbohydrate-binding protein has translation MTTGVAAPSSTSGTYPITKTVLVIVNSTEPVVTHTVPGRDRGRGLRHDNGGEGVAYHDTTPGNTGGAYRQDDVDIETAGGITNVGWIRNGENLTYTVNVQSAGYYNMTARVASPTGGRLVELSIDMLSIVDFSSMSVNIPDTGSYTMVIA, from the coding sequence ATGACCACTGGAGTGGCGGCACCTTCGTCCACTTCTGGAACTTACCCGATCACGAAGACGGTGCTGGTGATCGTTAACAGCACCGAACCAGTCGTCACGCATACGGTGCCCGGTCGGGATCGAGGCCGAGGACTACGACACGACAACGGTGGTGAAGGTGTCGCGTACCACGACACCACGCCGGGCAATACTGGAGGTGCCTATCGGCAGGACGACGTTGACATCGAGACTGCTGGCGGCATCACGAATGTCGGATGGATCCGCAACGGTGAAAACCTGACCTACACGGTGAATGTCCAGTCAGCTGGTTATTACAACATGACGGCTCGGGTGGCGAGCCCTACCGGCGGACGGTTGGTCGAGCTCTCCATTGATATGCTCTCCATCGTGGACTTTTCGTCGATGAGCGTGAATATCCCGGACACCGGGTCGTATACGATGGTGATCGCCTGA
- a CDS encoding tRNA lysidine(34) synthetase translates to MLPIPGTTCSRCRRPAVIVQQYSGLSLCEEHLRRDLETKAKRLIRQHHWVRAGGSIAVALSGRIASSALLLFLQQLLADRRDLTLIAFTLYQGDAASPALLQASALASALGITWQPILCRWLASNPGDFVQHCCSAAAVLGADAVAVGETLDDRAVTVLTKVCSGEQRTLVGAGPDCGIRDRVSVITPFSGIPFDEVAVYAGSLPVVPLPSRVPDPGSLSGAVDAIVAAYSVNHPSTRYALLSVYEQLAVLNNPGDGTP, encoded by the coding sequence ATGCTCCCCATCCCCGGTACCACGTGCTCCCGGTGCAGGCGCCCGGCCGTGATCGTCCAGCAGTACTCCGGTCTCTCGCTCTGCGAGGAGCACCTCCGGCGTGATCTTGAGACCAAGGCCAAGCGGCTGATCCGGCAGCACCACTGGGTCCGGGCGGGTGGTTCCATCGCGGTCGCACTCAGCGGACGTATCGCGAGCAGTGCTCTCCTCCTCTTTCTCCAACAGCTCCTTGCCGACCGGCGGGATCTGACCCTGATTGCGTTCACACTCTATCAGGGGGATGCAGCCTCACCTGCCCTGCTGCAGGCGTCAGCCCTGGCCAGTGCGCTCGGGATCACCTGGCAGCCGATCCTGTGCAGATGGCTGGCGTCAAATCCGGGAGATTTCGTTCAGCACTGTTGCTCTGCAGCGGCAGTTCTTGGGGCTGATGCGGTCGCTGTCGGGGAGACCCTTGATGATCGGGCTGTAACGGTCCTCACTAAGGTCTGCAGCGGTGAGCAGCGCACCCTGGTCGGGGCCGGCCCTGACTGTGGAATAAGGGATCGTGTGTCGGTGATCACTCCGTTTTCAGGGATCCCATTTGACGAGGTGGCGGTCTATGCGGGATCACTTCCGGTTGTTCCACTGCCGTCCCGGGTTCCTGACCCCGGAAGCCTTAGTGGAGCGGTCGATGCGATCGTTGCCGCGTATAGTGTCAACCATCCGAGCACCCGGTATGCCCTTCTCTCGGTATACGAGCAACTCGCGGTGCTGAATAACCCTGGGGATGGGACGCCGTGA
- the thiL gene encoding thiamine-phosphate kinase, with the protein MDDRALLAGVAAIIGSEQTLDDCAVVRCDSRCLVLTTDMLHESTDFPTGMTDWQIGWMSAAVTISDIASMGATPCWLLLAAGLDRGERLAGITAGAYACCERFGCRLVGGDTDHHEELTVVTTGIGAVMPDRVVRRQGSRAGDLICMTGVPGEAEAGLHGFKQHWYTLIEPQPRVAEGQAIGRAGASAMMDVSDGLALSLYDLQTANPSVGYTIRSRLLRRPAGVPPAEGLELALFGGGDFELLFTCAQDRYPIAGVDATVIGAVTDQPGVLLDGEVLEKRGYQHLWHETR; encoded by the coding sequence ATGGATGATCGGGCTCTCCTCGCCGGGGTCGCTGCGATCATCGGGAGCGAACAGACCCTTGACGACTGTGCAGTGGTGAGATGTGACAGCCGCTGCCTGGTATTGACCACCGATATGCTCCACGAGTCCACCGACTTTCCGACCGGAATGACCGACTGGCAGATCGGGTGGATGAGTGCAGCAGTCACAATCAGTGACATCGCCTCCATGGGAGCCACCCCGTGCTGGCTGCTGCTGGCTGCCGGCCTCGACCGGGGTGAACGGCTCGCCGGGATCACGGCAGGGGCCTACGCCTGCTGCGAGCGGTTTGGATGCCGGCTCGTCGGCGGGGACACCGACCATCATGAGGAGTTAACGGTGGTCACCACCGGGATCGGGGCGGTGATGCCAGACCGTGTCGTGCGGCGACAGGGCTCCAGGGCCGGGGATCTGATCTGCATGACCGGAGTGCCGGGGGAGGCAGAGGCCGGGCTGCATGGCTTCAAACAGCACTGGTACACCCTGATCGAACCGCAGCCAAGAGTCGCCGAGGGGCAGGCGATCGGCAGAGCAGGGGCGAGTGCGATGATGGACGTCAGCGACGGCCTTGCTCTCTCGCTGTACGATCTGCAGACTGCAAATCCGTCGGTCGGGTATACGATTCGTTCCCGATTGCTCAGGCGGCCGGCGGGTGTACCGCCGGCAGAAGGACTCGAATTGGCTCTCTTTGGTGGCGGCGACTTTGAACTCCTCTTCACCTGTGCGCAGGACCGGTACCCGATCGCCGGGGTTGATGCCACCGTGATCGGAGCAGTGACCGACCAGCCCGGAGTGCTGCTCGACGGCGAGGTGCTGGAGAAGCGAGGATACCAGCACCTGTGGCATGAGACTAGATGA
- a CDS encoding flavin reductase family protein: MGKISLGTNMYLYPMSINLIGTKIGEKVNFMAVGFVSRLDMSRPLIGVSINREHETYHTIMKTQEFSINVPSADLVERVDYCGLVSGKDVDKTPIFDIFYGILPNAPMIQDCPVSFECKVVNTLDFGLNTLVIGEIVASYADEQSLTDGHPDVTKFKPILLTMPDNRYWTIGESLGDAWKIGKTMI; encoded by the coding sequence ATGGGAAAGATATCGCTTGGTACCAACATGTACCTGTACCCAATGTCGATCAATCTGATCGGTACTAAGATCGGAGAGAAAGTGAACTTCATGGCCGTTGGCTTTGTCTCTCGTCTTGATATGAGCCGGCCACTCATCGGGGTGAGTATTAATCGGGAGCATGAGACCTATCATACCATCATGAAGACACAGGAGTTCAGTATCAATGTACCTTCCGCTGATCTGGTTGAACGGGTCGACTACTGTGGCCTGGTCTCTGGGAAAGACGTCGATAAAACCCCAATATTCGATATCTTCTATGGTATATTACCAAATGCGCCGATGATCCAGGACTGCCCTGTCTCATTTGAGTGCAAGGTAGTCAACACTCTGGATTTTGGTTTGAATACACTGGTGATTGGTGAGATCGTGGCTTCATATGCAGATGAGCAGTCACTGACCGATGGTCATCCTGACGTGACAAAGTTCAAACCTATCCTTCTGACCATGCCTGACAACCGCTACTGGACCATCGGTGAATCCCTGGGTGATGCCTGGAAGATCGGTAAAACAATGATCTGA
- a CDS encoding DUF460 domain-containing protein, with protein sequence MRDHLTIFATDIIKGSVRSRSRRPMYALVRLVDGEIVAEEEVSQFRLLRLLNTERPDILAVDSIQELAADQRELYALLQVLPPQTRLVQVTGGDRTESLAKVAGRFNIKFNKLSPFDEARTIGQVASLGAGAQVIAFENATEIVVSRHRSPGKGGWSQNRYVRKIHGGVQRWGRDVEVALINAGLKYQKKEMRAFGGASRVAFEVAASRDRIPVSTYRGADVQVRISGKKLERIRFEPLTGKPKYLIVGVDPGTTIGYAALDLDGNLVILNSSRQMTSADLVEELCKAGRPLVIASDVEVMPFSVEKIRRSFSAVGYSPRQDLSVENKLELARPYPYRNDHERDSLSAALDAYRQYKNKFQSLLRRVPAGYDLDEVRAGVIRGQSLEQVIGGLRARGAVPAVPASPPPPHRAPELSAEAAGAAVALLDEKVSHLDGVVKRMRGFLVEMQNELDGKDREIRRLQNRLSRDRSVQGRAIRADAEVARKDAEIQSLKKRLRKEERTSRSLKKRVERLKEIETIQQDESEEQVPVKILAAFTRDAVRTLTAGVGVKPGDLVFIRQVDGWGRTTVRDLVDLGVRGLIVGKGDEKMDPQLVQVCRELALPLLTGEETGAVMKGGIVLAERVKVDVALLIWETGQEEYRREKKKDLLEGIFLEYRSERGKEVQRHG encoded by the coding sequence ATGCGTGATCACCTGACGATATTTGCAACCGATATCATCAAAGGATCTGTTCGTTCCCGGTCCAGGCGACCGATGTATGCACTGGTCCGGCTCGTGGACGGGGAGATCGTAGCAGAGGAGGAGGTCTCGCAGTTCCGCCTGCTCCGGTTGCTCAATACCGAACGACCCGACATCCTGGCAGTCGACAGCATCCAGGAACTGGCCGCTGACCAGCGTGAACTCTATGCCCTGCTCCAGGTCCTGCCACCACAGACCAGGCTGGTCCAGGTGACCGGCGGCGATCGGACAGAGAGTCTGGCCAAGGTGGCAGGCCGGTTCAACATCAAATTTAACAAACTTTCGCCATTCGACGAGGCCAGGACGATCGGACAGGTCGCCTCGCTCGGGGCAGGGGCACAGGTGATCGCGTTTGAGAACGCCACCGAGATCGTGGTCTCCAGGCATCGCTCCCCAGGGAAAGGGGGGTGGAGCCAGAACCGGTATGTCAGAAAGATACACGGCGGGGTCCAGCGCTGGGGCCGGGACGTCGAGGTGGCCCTGATCAATGCAGGGCTGAAGTATCAGAAGAAGGAGATGCGGGCGTTCGGCGGCGCCTCACGGGTAGCCTTTGAAGTAGCTGCCTCCAGGGACCGGATCCCGGTCAGCACCTATCGGGGTGCAGATGTGCAGGTCCGGATCAGCGGCAAAAAACTGGAGCGGATCCGGTTTGAACCGCTGACCGGCAAGCCGAAGTATCTGATCGTCGGGGTCGACCCCGGGACCACGATCGGGTACGCAGCCCTCGACCTGGACGGGAATCTGGTTATACTGAACAGTTCGCGCCAGATGACATCCGCCGACCTGGTCGAAGAACTCTGCAAGGCCGGCAGACCACTGGTCATCGCCTCAGATGTCGAGGTGATGCCCTTCTCGGTGGAGAAGATCAGACGGTCATTCAGCGCGGTCGGGTATTCGCCCAGGCAGGACCTCTCCGTGGAGAACAAACTGGAACTGGCTCGCCCGTATCCGTACAGGAACGATCATGAACGTGACTCGCTCTCTGCGGCCCTGGACGCGTATCGGCAGTATAAGAACAAGTTCCAGAGTCTGCTCCGCCGGGTGCCTGCGGGCTACGATCTGGACGAGGTCAGGGCTGGGGTCATCCGGGGCCAGTCCCTCGAACAGGTGATCGGCGGGCTTCGAGCACGGGGTGCCGTTCCTGCAGTACCCGCATCACCGCCCCCACCACATCGTGCCCCTGAACTTTCGGCCGAGGCTGCTGGGGCGGCAGTCGCTCTTCTGGATGAAAAGGTCAGCCACCTCGACGGCGTAGTTAAAAGAATGCGTGGGTTCCTGGTGGAGATGCAGAATGAACTGGACGGGAAGGATCGTGAGATCCGCCGGCTGCAGAACCGGCTCAGCCGGGACCGGTCTGTGCAGGGACGGGCGATCCGGGCCGATGCTGAGGTCGCACGGAAGGATGCCGAGATCCAGAGTCTGAAGAAACGGCTTCGAAAGGAGGAGCGGACCTCCAGAAGTCTGAAGAAACGGGTCGAACGGCTGAAAGAGATCGAGACGATCCAGCAGGACGAATCAGAGGAACAGGTCCCTGTGAAGATCCTCGCTGCGTTCACCAGGGACGCAGTCAGAACCCTGACCGCCGGAGTCGGGGTCAAGCCCGGGGATCTGGTCTTCATCAGGCAGGTCGACGGCTGGGGGAGGACGACGGTCAGGGACCTGGTGGATCTCGGTGTTCGGGGGCTGATCGTCGGGAAAGGGGACGAAAAGATGGATCCTCAACTGGTGCAGGTCTGCAGGGAACTCGCACTCCCGCTCCTCACGGGTGAGGAGACCGGGGCTGTGATGAAAGGAGGAATCGTGCTCGCAGAGAGGGTGAAGGTCGATGTGGCACTGCTCATATGGGAGACCGGGCAGGAGGAGTACCGGCGGGAGAAGAAGAAAGATCTGCTTGAGGGGATATTCCTGGAGTACAGGAGTGAACGCGGCAAGGAGGTGCAGCGGCATGGATGA